The following coding sequences lie in one Arabidopsis thaliana chromosome 3, partial sequence genomic window:
- the NAC048 gene encoding NAC domain containing protein 48 (NAC domain containing protein 48 (NAC048); FUNCTIONS IN: sequence-specific DNA binding transcription factor activity; INVOLVED IN: multicellular organismal development, regulation of transcription; LOCATED IN: cellular_component unknown; EXPRESSED IN: stem; CONTAINS InterPro DOMAIN/s: No apical meristem (NAM) protein (InterPro:IPR003441); BEST Arabidopsis thaliana protein match is: NAC domain containing protein 3 (TAIR:AT1G02220.1); Has 2729 Blast hits to 2712 proteins in 71 species: Archae - 0; Bacteria - 0; Metazoa - 0; Fungi - 0; Plants - 2728; Viruses - 0; Other Eukaryotes - 1 (source: NCBI BLink).), translated as MENPVGLRFRPTDKEIVVDYLRPKNSDRDTSHVDRVISTVTIRSFDPWELPCQSRIKLKDESWCFFSPKENKYGRGDQQIRKTKSGYWKITGKPKPILRNRQEIGEKKVLMFYMSKELGGSKSDWVMHEYHAFSPTQMMMTYTICKVMFKGDVREISSSSASYGSEIEQSRDSLIPLLVNDSEEEAQIEDAIPIEEWETWLTDDGVDEQVNHIMNMKDDRNNHRPQKPLTGVLIDDSSDDDDDSDLLSPTTNSIENSSTCDSFGSSDQINLVSLTQEVSQALITSIDTPEKIKSPYDDAQGTGAGGQKLGQETREKKRAGFFHRMIQIFVKKIHQCSSISRT; from the exons ATGGAGAATCCGGTGGGTTTAAGATTCCGTCCGACCGACAAGGAGATCGTCGTCGATTACCTCCGACCAAAAAACTCCGATAGGGACACGAGTCATGTTGATCGAGTCATTAGCACAGTCACTATCCGTAGCTTCGACCCTTGGGAGTTACCTT GCCAGTCTAGGATCAAACTGAAAGATGAGTCTTGGTGTTTCTTCAGCCCTAAGGAGAACAAATATGGCAGAGGTgatcaacaaattagaaaaacgaaatctGGTTACTGGAAGATTACTGGCAAACCAAAGCCTATCTTGCGTAACCGCCAAGAGATCGGTGAGAAAaaggttttgatgttttacATGAGTAAGGAACTTGGTGGATCCAAATCCGACTGGGTTATGCACGAGTACCATGCTTTCTCTCCTACTCAG atgatgatgacatatACAATATGTAAAGTTATGTTTAAGGGTGACGTGAGagagatttcttcttcttctgcttcttatGGTAGTGAAATTGAGCAGAGTCGTGACTCTTTAATCCCTCTTCTTGTGAACGATTCTGAG GAAGAAGCTCAAATCGAGGATGCTATACCAATAGAGGAATGGGAAACATGGTTGACTGATGATGGTGTTGATGAGCAGGTGAATCATATTATGAATATGAAAGATGATCGCAACAACCACAGGCCTCAAAAGCCATTGACTGGTGTCTTGATTGACGATagtagtgatgatgatgatgattctgatTTGCTATCTCCAACAACA AATTCTATTGAAAATTCGAGCACTTGTGATAGTTTTGGTAGCTCAGACCAAATCAACTTAGTGTCACTAACTCAAGAG GTGAGCCAAGCTCTGATAACCAGTATTGATACACCCGAGAAGATTAAGAGTCCTTATGATGATGCACAAGGGACTGGGGCTGGAGGGCAAAAATTGGGTCAAGAGACTCGAGAGAAGAAACGAGCTGGTTTCTTTCACAGGATGATACAAATATTCGTCAAGAAAATTCACCAATGTTCTTCTATCTCAAGAACATAA
- a CDS encoding Plasma-membrane choline transporter family protein (Plasma-membrane choline transporter family protein; CONTAINS InterPro DOMAIN/s: Protein of unknown function DUF580 (InterPro:IPR007603); BEST Arabidopsis thaliana protein match is: Plasma-membrane choline transporter family protein (TAIR:AT3G03700.1); Has 327 Blast hits to 327 proteins in 106 species: Archae - 0; Bacteria - 2; Metazoa - 4; Fungi - 118; Plants - 134; Viruses - 0; Other Eukaryotes - 69 (source: NCBI BLink).), translating into MPTPTSNGHASRMQIQEPRIMSPLPPSSSPFAFKEQQGRPPPTTQQTIAGKLFRTLFKGLLFSQLTLISLLVIVLTIRGLISASTHHFHLKKWYPPLLASVAVSGIASLAWQCIFIYNPSRAVKATFWLSPILTCSVGILLVLIGSAVDAGIGAVFVLFAITQSLYGCWITPRLEYTDKILSLATAFPPARTREVVCLSIIVSVVYSGFLVTGIGGATSTRTNLDILFISVIIISLAWTMQVIKNVQQVAISRARYVNFAHGEDMDAWNAFRITMKHLTGSICVGSTLVPIIVFIRGSIRSVNLMSGSSDEVMYSGADCFSTIANKLITLGNRWGFVHVGTYDKGFMEASSDTWKKFRSTTGLEKLIDSDLTSSFCFLSAVSVGAVSSLTAGIWMLLIHKDYALEVTLYAFIIGYFVGRVGLAWLQACVLAYYVAYSEDPQSMRFDGTIPQRIQRLQMLSAHRDNRELEVGRDREEDSYNNC; encoded by the exons ATGCCTACACCAACAAGCAACGGTCATGCCTCTCGCATGCAGATTCAAGAACCAAGAATAAtgtctcctcttcctccttcttcttctccattcgCCTTCAAg gaacAACAAGGTAGACCACCTCCAACAACACAACAAACCATAGCAGGAAAACTCTTTAGAACTCTTTTCAAGGGTCTTCTCTTCTCACAACTAACCTTAATCTCACTTTTGGTGATCGTTCTCACCATTCGCGGTCTCATCTCAGCAAGTACACACCATTTCCACCTCAAGAAATGGTACCCTCCTTTACTAGCATCTGTTGCTGTCTCAGGAATTGCATCTTTAGCATGGCAATGCATCTTTATCTACAATCCATCAAGAGCAGTCAAAGCAACGTTCTGGCTTAGCCCAATACTCACCTGCTCGGTAGGAATCTTGCTTGTTTTGATTGGCTCAGCGGTAGATGCAGGTATAGGTGCAGTGTTTGTCCTTTTCGCCATTACTCAGTCCCTCTATGGTTGCTGGATTACTCCGAGGCTTGAGTACACCGATAAAATATTATCACTTGCCACAGCATTTCCACCTGCAAGAACCAGAGAAGTAGTCTGCTTATCAATCATAGTCAGTGTCGTTTACTCTGGTTTCTTGGTGACTGGAATTGGAGGAGCAACTTCCACTAGAACAAATCTTGATATCTTGTTCATATCCGTAATCATAATAAGCTTAGCATGGACGATGCAAGTTATCAAGAATGTTCAACAAGTTGCGATTTCACGGGCGAGATATGTAAACTTTGCACATGGAGAAGATATGGACGCTTGGAATGCTTTCCGCATCACTATGAAACACTTGACTGGGAGCATCTGCGTTGGCTCGACGCTTGTTCCAATCATCGTATTCATAAGAGGATCAATAAGAAGTGTTAATCTAATGTCAGGGAGCAGCGATGAGGTCATGTATTCAGGTGCTGATTGCTTCTCTACCATTGCTAACAAACTCATTACACTTGGAAACAGATGGGGCTTTGTACATGTTGGAACCTATGATAAAGGATTCATGGAGGCTTCGAGTGATACCTGGAAGAAGTTCAGAAGCACAACAGGGTTGGAGAAACTGATTGACTCGGATCTCACTAGCTCCTTCTGTTTTCTCAGTGCTGTTTCTGTTGGAGCTGTCTCTTCATTAACTGCTGGGATATGGATGTTGTTAATACACAAGGACTATGCCCTGGAAGTGACTCTCTATGCTTTCATAATTGGATATTTTGTG GGAAGGGTAGGTTTGGCGTGGCTACAGGCATGTGTATTGGCTTACTATGTAGCTTATTCTGAAGATCCTCAGAGCATGAGATTTGATGGAACAATTCCACAACGTATTCAGCGTCTTCAAATGTTAAGTGCTCACCGAGATAACAGGGAGCTTGAGGTGGgtagagacagagaagaagatagttATAACAATTGTTGA
- a CDS encoding Plasma-membrane choline transporter family protein, with product MRHHFVSFFLQEQQGRPPPTTQQTIAGKLFRTLFKGLLFSQLTLISLLVIVLTIRGLISASTHHFHLKKWYPPLLASVAVSGIASLAWQCIFIYNPSRAVKATFWLSPILTCSVGILLVLIGSAVDAGIGAVFVLFAITQSLYGCWITPRLEYTDKILSLATAFPPARTREVVCLSIIVSVVYSGFLVTGIGGATSTRTNLDILFISVIIISLAWTMQVIKNVQQVAISRARYVNFAHGEDMDAWNAFRITMKHLTGSICVGSTLVPIIVFIRGSIRSVNLMSGSSDEVMYSGADCFSTIANKLITLGNRWGFVHVGTYDKGFMEASSDTWKKFRSTTGLEKLIDSDLTSSFCFLSAVSVGAVSSLTAGIWMLLIHKDYALEVTLYAFIIGYFVGRVGLAWLQACVLAYYVAYSEDPQSMRFDGTIPQRIQRLQMLSAHRDNRELEVGRDREEDSYNNC from the exons ATGAGAcaccattttgtttctttttttttgcaggaacAACAAGGTAGACCACCTCCAACAACACAACAAACCATAGCAGGAAAACTCTTTAGAACTCTTTTCAAGGGTCTTCTCTTCTCACAACTAACCTTAATCTCACTTTTGGTGATCGTTCTCACCATTCGCGGTCTCATCTCAGCAAGTACACACCATTTCCACCTCAAGAAATGGTACCCTCCTTTACTAGCATCTGTTGCTGTCTCAGGAATTGCATCTTTAGCATGGCAATGCATCTTTATCTACAATCCATCAAGAGCAGTCAAAGCAACGTTCTGGCTTAGCCCAATACTCACCTGCTCGGTAGGAATCTTGCTTGTTTTGATTGGCTCAGCGGTAGATGCAGGTATAGGTGCAGTGTTTGTCCTTTTCGCCATTACTCAGTCCCTCTATGGTTGCTGGATTACTCCGAGGCTTGAGTACACCGATAAAATATTATCACTTGCCACAGCATTTCCACCTGCAAGAACCAGAGAAGTAGTCTGCTTATCAATCATAGTCAGTGTCGTTTACTCTGGTTTCTTGGTGACTGGAATTGGAGGAGCAACTTCCACTAGAACAAATCTTGATATCTTGTTCATATCCGTAATCATAATAAGCTTAGCATGGACGATGCAAGTTATCAAGAATGTTCAACAAGTTGCGATTTCACGGGCGAGATATGTAAACTTTGCACATGGAGAAGATATGGACGCTTGGAATGCTTTCCGCATCACTATGAAACACTTGACTGGGAGCATCTGCGTTGGCTCGACGCTTGTTCCAATCATCGTATTCATAAGAGGATCAATAAGAAGTGTTAATCTAATGTCAGGGAGCAGCGATGAGGTCATGTATTCAGGTGCTGATTGCTTCTCTACCATTGCTAACAAACTCATTACACTTGGAAACAGATGGGGCTTTGTACATGTTGGAACCTATGATAAAGGATTCATGGAGGCTTCGAGTGATACCTGGAAGAAGTTCAGAAGCACAACAGGGTTGGAGAAACTGATTGACTCGGATCTCACTAGCTCCTTCTGTTTTCTCAGTGCTGTTTCTGTTGGAGCTGTCTCTTCATTAACTGCTGGGATATGGATGTTGTTAATACACAAGGACTATGCCCTGGAAGTGACTCTCTATGCTTTCATAATTGGATATTTTGTG GGAAGGGTAGGTTTGGCGTGGCTACAGGCATGTGTATTGGCTTACTATGTAGCTTATTCTGAAGATCCTCAGAGCATGAGATTTGATGGAACAATTCCACAACGTATTCAGCGTCTTCAAATGTTAAGTGCTCACCGAGATAACAGGGAGCTTGAGGTGGgtagagacagagaagaagatagttATAACAATTGTTGA
- the NAC048 gene encoding NAC domain containing protein 48 (NAC domain containing protein 48 (NAC048); FUNCTIONS IN: sequence-specific DNA binding transcription factor activity; INVOLVED IN: multicellular organismal development, regulation of transcription; LOCATED IN: cellular_component unknown; EXPRESSED IN: stem; CONTAINS InterPro DOMAIN/s: No apical meristem (NAM) protein (InterPro:IPR003441); BEST Arabidopsis thaliana protein match is: NAC domain containing protein 3 (TAIR:AT1G02220.1); Has 2722 Blast hits to 2705 proteins in 71 species: Archae - 0; Bacteria - 0; Metazoa - 0; Fungi - 0; Plants - 2721; Viruses - 0; Other Eukaryotes - 1 (source: NCBI BLink).): MENPVGLRFRPTDKEIVVDYLRPKNSDRDTSHVDRVISTVTIRSFDPWELPCQSRIKLKDESWCFFSPKENKYGRGDQQIRKTKSGYWKITGKPKPILRNRQEIGEKKVLMFYMSKELGGSKSDWVMHEYHAFSPTQMMMTYTICKVMFKGDVREISSSSASYGSEIEQSRDSLIPLLVNDSEEEAQIEDAIPIEEWETWLTDDGVDEQVNHIMNMKDDRNNHRPQKPLTGVLIDDSSDDDDDSDLLSPTTNSIENSSTCDSFGSSDQINLVSLTQEVSFILSLFFSDTNNP, encoded by the exons ATGGAGAATCCGGTGGGTTTAAGATTCCGTCCGACCGACAAGGAGATCGTCGTCGATTACCTCCGACCAAAAAACTCCGATAGGGACACGAGTCATGTTGATCGAGTCATTAGCACAGTCACTATCCGTAGCTTCGACCCTTGGGAGTTACCTT GCCAGTCTAGGATCAAACTGAAAGATGAGTCTTGGTGTTTCTTCAGCCCTAAGGAGAACAAATATGGCAGAGGTgatcaacaaattagaaaaacgaaatctGGTTACTGGAAGATTACTGGCAAACCAAAGCCTATCTTGCGTAACCGCCAAGAGATCGGTGAGAAAaaggttttgatgttttacATGAGTAAGGAACTTGGTGGATCCAAATCCGACTGGGTTATGCACGAGTACCATGCTTTCTCTCCTACTCAG atgatgatgacatatACAATATGTAAAGTTATGTTTAAGGGTGACGTGAGagagatttcttcttcttctgcttcttatGGTAGTGAAATTGAGCAGAGTCGTGACTCTTTAATCCCTCTTCTTGTGAACGATTCTGAG GAAGAAGCTCAAATCGAGGATGCTATACCAATAGAGGAATGGGAAACATGGTTGACTGATGATGGTGTTGATGAGCAGGTGAATCATATTATGAATATGAAAGATGATCGCAACAACCACAGGCCTCAAAAGCCATTGACTGGTGTCTTGATTGACGATagtagtgatgatgatgatgattctgatTTGCTATCTCCAACAACA AATTCTATTGAAAATTCGAGCACTTGTGATAGTTTTGGTAGCTCAGACCAAATCAACTTAGTGTCACTAACTCAAGAGGTGAGCTTTatattatctctttttttcagtGATACAAACAATCCCTAA
- the NAC049 gene encoding NAC domain containing protein 49 (NAC domain containing protein 49 (NAC049); FUNCTIONS IN: sequence-specific DNA binding transcription factor activity; INVOLVED IN: multicellular organismal development, regulation of transcription; LOCATED IN: cellular_component unknown; CONTAINS InterPro DOMAIN/s: No apical meristem (NAM) protein (InterPro:IPR003441); BEST Arabidopsis thaliana protein match is: NAC domain containing protein 67 (TAIR:AT4G01520.1); Has 2334 Blast hits to 2331 proteins in 68 species: Archae - 0; Bacteria - 0; Metazoa - 0; Fungi - 0; Plants - 2334; Viruses - 0; Other Eukaryotes - 0 (source: NCBI BLink).), with the protein MYRCTFNPPEEELINYYLNNKITENDDLVGKQIAEVNILHHEPADLPGLAKIESSHTWYFISPVEKFGKLNRTKRVSRSGHWKITGNSRTIKDVDGNPIGLKKFLVFQENKRSSSSSLSTTTTQQQKTNWIIHEFHSFLPHPNKMLTENKNEDYGGDYCNGLDELLQSLEQGESSGLLFGENGHACEQDTAENSNVTM; encoded by the exons ATGTATAGATGCACATTTAACCCACCTGAAGAAGAACTCATTAACTATTACTTGAATAACAAGATCACAGAGAATGATGATCTAGTGGGGAAGCAAATCGCCGAGGTCAATATATTGCACCATGAACCTGCAGATTTACCTG GGCTGGCGAAGATAGAATCGAGTCATACTTGGTACTTCATATCGCCGGTGGAGAAGTTTGGGAAGCTCAACCGAACGAAGAGGGTGTCGAGGTCAGGGCACTGGAAGATAACCGGAAATAGTCGTACCATTAAGGACGTTGATGGTAACCCTATCGGTTTAAAgaaatttcttgttttccaagaaaacaaaagatcttcttcttcctcgttaTCCACCACTACCACCCAACAACAGAAGACCAATTGGATTATCCATGAATTTCATTCCTTTCTCCCCCATCCCAACAag ATGCTGACGGAGAACAAGAACGAAGATTATGGCGGAGATTATTGTAATGGCTTAGACGAGCTTCTCCAA TCACTGGAACAAGGTGAATCCAGCGGCCTCCTTTTCGGAGAAAATGGACACGCGTGTGAACAAGATACCGCAGAAAACTCCAATGTGACTATGTGA